The Bacteroides sp. genome contains a region encoding:
- a CDS encoding DUF4294 domain-containing protein has product MQILLLTSLSAVRGQDILMREGFQGQVVKARIVDGDTIPVIDLAPVAFFAPRIFKNRAEENRYRRLVYNIKRVYPYAKLAGIKYEEYNELLMTLPNEIQRKRAMRQAEMELRAEFEDDLKKLTFSQGLILIKLVDRETSNTSYDVVREFRGMVSAVFWQGLGRLFGFNLRTKYDPEGEDRMIEEIVEMIEAGVL; this is encoded by the coding sequence ATGCAGATTCTGCTGCTGACCAGCTTGAGTGCAGTCAGGGGTCAGGACATTCTTATGCGTGAGGGTTTTCAGGGCCAGGTGGTGAAGGCTCGCATTGTGGACGGGGACACCATTCCGGTGATTGATCTGGCCCCCGTTGCATTCTTTGCTCCCCGGATCTTTAAAAACCGCGCCGAAGAGAACCGTTACCGTAGGCTGGTTTACAATATCAAACGCGTCTATCCCTATGCCAAACTGGCAGGAATCAAATATGAGGAATACAATGAGCTTTTGATGACCCTCCCCAATGAAATTCAGCGAAAAAGGGCCATGCGTCAGGCCGAGATGGAACTCAGGGCTGAATTTGAAGATGATTTGAAAAAGCTTACATTCAGCCAGGGCTTAATCCTGATCAAACTCGTGGATCGAGAAACAAGTAATACTTCTTATGATGTGGTCAGAGAATTCCGGGGGATGGTATCCGCTGTCTTCTGGCAGGGCCTTGGCCGGTTGTTTGGCTTTAATCTGAGGACAAAATACGATCCGGAAGGGGAAGACCGCATGATTGAAGAAATTGTCGAGATGATAGAGGCAGGGGTGCTTTAA